From the Ruminiclostridium josui JCM 17888 genome, one window contains:
- a CDS encoding PH domain-containing protein: MKTGQKKVFITFVTLILVGLFILFFGSVNVSISNNSVSVKGTFVGGTTIPLNEITSIEYVDSLDIGIRKFGMGTFKMACGTYRNERFGSYKLYSYAKVNAFVIIHYDDKTLVFNQSDAEKTKELYDRIKEINAK, translated from the coding sequence ATGAAGACAGGACAAAAGAAAGTTTTTATTACATTCGTAACATTAATACTTGTAGGTTTATTTATATTATTTTTCGGAAGTGTAAATGTTTCAATTTCAAATAATTCTGTTAGTGTAAAAGGTACTTTTGTTGGCGGAACTACTATTCCCTTAAATGAAATTACATCTATTGAGTATGTTGATAGTTTAGATATTGGAATAAGGAAATTTGGAATGGGAACTTTTAAAATGGCTTGTGGTACATACCGGAATGAAAGGTTTGGCAGTTACAAGCTATATTCATATGCTAAAGTAAATGCTTTTGTAATAATACATTACGATGATAAAACACTTGTATTTAATCAGTCTGATGCAGAAAAAACGAAGGAGCTTTATGACCGAATCAAGGAGATAAATGCAAAATAA
- a CDS encoding helix-turn-helix domain-containing protein: MSVLSERVKKLRNAKRQSQNEVGKALGKSRETVSKYELGEREPDPEAIILFAKHFNVSTDYLLGISEQAETTTINERKPYSPELYAFEKYLHNESFIPYLELAVRMKDSNIDINQFEKLINKIIKNKPLK; this comes from the coding sequence ATGTCCGTTCTTTCAGAAAGAGTTAAAAAATTACGCAATGCTAAACGACAATCCCAAAACGAAGTAGGTAAAGCTTTAGGTAAAAGTAGAGAAACTGTTTCAAAATATGAGCTGGGAGAGAGAGAACCTGATCCTGAAGCTATTATACTATTTGCAAAACACTTTAATGTTTCTACAGACTATTTATTGGGAATTAGTGAGCAAGCAGAAACTACAACAATAAACGAAAGAAAACCGTACAGTCCTGAATTATACGCCTTTGAAAAATATCTTCATAATGAGTCTTTCATACCATATTTAGAACTTGCAGTAAGGATGAAGGATTCTAATATTGACATAAATCAATTCGAAAAGCTAATAAATAAAATAATTAAAAATAAACCTCTAAAATGA
- a CDS encoding IS256 family transposase produces MSVLSKELVQEIIAENDFKNPGEIISFLKEAFKDVLQEMLEAEMDVSLGYSRDESRHKITDNSRNGYSTKKLKSEFGPVQIDIPRDRKGEFEPKIVPKYKRDVSGIEDKVISLYARGMSTRDIHDQVKELYGIDISAEMVSKITERILPEIKEWQGRPLEAIYPFVFMDAIHYKVRTDGQIVNRAAYVVMGVDISGKKDILGIWIGENESSKFWLGVLNDLKNRGIEDVLIFCVDGLTGLKEAIAAAFPKSEIQRCIIHQLRNSFKYVSYKDLKAFSKDFKTVYTSPSEEIALNRFEDLKNKWGKDYPYAFKSWENNWEVLSPYYKFPEQIRKIIYTTNIIEGLHRQFRKVTKTKSVFPSDTSLEKMLYLASMNVIKKWTQRYRNWDQVMSQLMIMYDGRLDNYI; encoded by the coding sequence ATGAGCGTATTATCAAAAGAGTTAGTACAGGAAATAATTGCGGAGAATGATTTTAAAAATCCCGGAGAAATAATCTCCTTTTTAAAGGAGGCATTTAAAGATGTTCTTCAGGAAATGCTTGAAGCCGAAATGGATGTTTCTCTTGGGTATTCCCGAGATGAGTCAAGACATAAAATTACCGACAACAGTAGAAACGGTTACTCAACAAAAAAACTAAAGAGTGAATTCGGCCCTGTACAGATTGATATTCCAAGGGACAGAAAAGGTGAGTTTGAGCCTAAAATAGTTCCCAAGTACAAAAGGGATGTATCAGGAATTGAGGATAAGGTGATTTCTCTTTATGCCCGAGGCATGTCTACCAGAGATATTCACGATCAGGTTAAAGAGCTTTATGGAATAGATATTTCTGCTGAAATGGTTAGTAAAATAACTGAAAGAATCCTTCCTGAAATAAAAGAATGGCAAGGTAGGCCCCTTGAGGCTATCTATCCTTTTGTATTTATGGATGCTATCCATTACAAGGTAAGAACTGATGGACAAATAGTAAATAGAGCTGCTTATGTTGTTATGGGTGTAGATATTTCAGGTAAGAAAGATATCCTTGGAATATGGATTGGAGAGAACGAATCCTCCAAGTTCTGGTTAGGTGTGTTAAATGACCTTAAAAACAGAGGTATAGAAGATGTACTCATATTCTGTGTGGACGGACTTACAGGGCTCAAAGAAGCTATTGCAGCTGCTTTTCCAAAGTCAGAAATTCAAAGGTGTATAATTCATCAACTAAGAAACTCATTTAAATATGTTTCATATAAGGATTTGAAGGCTTTTTCAAAGGATTTTAAAACTGTCTACACAAGCCCCAGTGAAGAAATAGCATTAAACCGGTTTGAAGACCTGAAAAACAAATGGGGCAAGGATTATCCATATGCATTTAAAAGTTGGGAAAACAATTGGGAAGTTTTATCACCATATTACAAGTTCCCAGAGCAGATAAGAAAAATAATATATACAACCAATATAATTGAAGGATTGCATCGGCAGTTCAGAAAAGTTACTAAGACAAAATCCGTTTTTCCTTCTGATACTTCTCTTGAAAAGATGCTTTATTTGGCATCAATGAATGTAATAAAAAAATGGACTCAACGATACCGGAATTGGGATCAGGTCATGAGTCAATTAATGATTATGTACGATGGGAGACTGGATAACTATATTTAA
- a CDS encoding cyclic lactone autoinducer peptide, which yields MKSKIKLLLAPLSLLITFLALSGVSTACCSSYYQPKAPKHLTTRKSH from the coding sequence ATGAAATCTAAAATCAAATTACTGCTTGCACCTTTGTCACTATTAATAACATTTCTTGCGTTATCAGGTGTCAGCACTGCGTGTTGCTCGAGTTATTATCAGCCAAAAGCACCAAAGCATTTGACTACACGCAAAAGTCATTAA